The genomic stretch GTCCCTCATCAGATGGGTGGTCTGGATTTGCCATGTCGATTTCTAAACGTCCTAGTGATGTATAGCTATTACATTATGACTCTTCCAATGTAACGCCTCAGCCCCATTAACCGTAGCACAATATTGTCATATTTGGCCCATGAgttcaaggctttaaaacgcttTTTGCCATGTTAAGAAAGTTTttcacaccctcaccgatcttccaaaTCCACTGGTACTAAGCTGCTTATTGGTGGGGACCCCTCAATTATCTACCAGATGTGTTCGATACACTTGCCGTATCTTGGGTGTCACATTTTCCTCCACAGGTATATGAACTGTTGTAATGGAACCATATGGATTTCTGCTGAACATGTTGACCATTTGGTAGCCTCTTCTAATTTTGATGTTAGAGTTTAGCAGAGTAGATACTGGCGATCATATTCTCTTGAGCCTAAGTCAGATACTCATGGGAATACTTCTGCCAAGGATCTCCGATCACTGAGATTGCAACCATTAACTGCAAACAGGGCAGAGAATTATAACCTGATTTCAAGGGAGAGCATATGCAACGCCATCACCATCGCTACCCCCTCCTGTGCAACTCCAGACCTGCAATTGTAACCATTAACTGCCAATCCGATCCACCTTGCACCATCAAGGAGCAGTTGGTTTTACCGGAGGAGTTGGCATTCGTCGAAGTGGATTTCGCTAGGGCTTCCAGGTACCTGGTTGCAATATCTCTTTGAGGGCCGAGTGTTGAGAGCTGGTGAAGCCTACAAATTGGAAAATCTGAGCAGCAACCTTCGATATGCATgccccctcttgaggagagagGGACCTCTGGTTTCTCCATCGTTTCTGCTCATGACGATGATCTGTAATGGGGAAGGTGATTGCAGAGATTTCATGGAGAAAGGAGAACTGATATCTCCAAAAACCCTAACTTGGGACGTTCAGATCTCTCAAGTTTATAGAAGTGGTTTTCAATAGGAACTTTTAATGGATGGTCCACAGAAAAGGCTGCGACTCAGAGCCTTTAATTTAGAATCTGTCGTATTTTCCTTATCTGTGTACAAATCATTGGATCAGAATATTTTCATAAAATAGGTGTTTATAATCAAGGTCTATTAAAATGTATGTGTACTCTTAAATTTACTGCCACAGCCCtaatttgtttcaatttaaATTTGTACAATGGCATTTTCGTAGTTATATTGTGCAGAAACAAAATTGATTCTGTCaggtgcatagttgtcaaggagtaGCCTAGGTGTGCAGGCGGCTTTGTCTGGACTggtgccttggtcgcctagATGCCTTGCTGGTGATGCCTTAAAATTCCTCCCCTAGACCACCTGCTTCGCCTAGGCACCGATTAGGAATTGCCGTGAAGTAGATTTGAATCCAGAATGAAATAGAACTGAGAAATGCACTAAAAAGCAAACAGACTCAGACAGAAAGACACTTATATATTCACTAACTACAGCTATGGTCAGGTGCGTACCAAATGTTGATTCTGATATTCTGTTCCATAATTGATACCATTTCACTGTTACCAAACGCCAATCCTACTCCCAAAATCAGGAAATCAGGAAAAATTAATTCTACCTGGAACTAGCGGAATGGGACTGGGATGGTGTTATCAAACGAGGGCCTAAGGGATCAAATTTGATGCAATTCAAATGAGATACGATGGAGTTATAACTGATTGTGACTAACCAAAAGTAATAGCCGAAACAGGGTTTTGCCTCAAGCTTCAATGAGAAGTAGACTGATTTGGTGAACATTTTAAGGGATGGACATAAAATTATGAGGGATAGAGAAGTAAGAAATCCACCTATGATGCTAGTGGAATCTCACTAGTTAGCCACCTGAGAATCACAGTATCACACCAAGCAATATTGCAAATTTCTCACTTCACATGATCAAATCTTTACTCCTATAAATCGTGGTGGGTGGGGGTTCTTCTGGCCTGACATCCTATATGTAGCATGTCAGAAGGTTCAAATCAAATACTAACATGTAATTCTTAATTCCTGTTACTAAAACCAAGTTAAAACAGACCCTGCGAGAGCTAGATTTCCCTCCTTTTCCTTACTGCTGCATAAATTGATTAGTGAAATGAAAGATTGAACTGTGTTACTGCTTTCTGCAGGTGTTTCTAATATTTAAATGTGTAGtgtagtattgctgaagatgttgCTTCATTTGTTTAGTTGCCACATAAATTCTTTGAGGTAGTCTTCAATTTACATTATATCTGTTGCAGAACCGTCAGAGCTACTCACAGCTACCTGGGGACACACAGAATTCTGTCAAGGTTGTCCCATTGCGAATGACtgggaaaggaagaggaaaaggggaaggaaagGTTTTATTGAAAGATACTAAACCTGAAGTCACTTCCAAAAAGGAGATAACAGCTACCATACAGGAGACTTTTAAAGCATTCTCCATTCGATTTGTCCGTCTAAATGGCATTCTTTTCACACGGACTAGGTCTTTAACCTCATACACGAAAACTCTGCTTCTACTTACATTTAGAGTGATTTGGCTTACGAACTAATTATGTCTGTAAATGCTTAAGTAACACTTCCttgtattttccttttcattgtgTGTTTCTTCAGCTTGGAGACCTTTGGAGAAGTCTTCTCTTCAGTCACCAGTGATCTGCATGAACTTCTTTCTTCTGGGCCAGAAGAGGAGCTAAATTTTGGTTCAGATGCTGTTGAAAATGGTCTTGTCATTGTTAGGCTTGTAGCGATTCTTATATTCACAGTACATAATGTAAATAGGGATCTTGAAGGGCAATCATATGCTGAGATATTACAGCGTTCATTTCTACTTCAGAATGCATTCACTGCTGCATTTGAGTTTATGGGACACATCCTAAAGAGATGCATACAGTTGCAGGATCCTTCATCAAGTTATCTTCTACCTGGTATTTTGGTTTTTGTTGAATGGTTAGCTTGTCGACCAGATATTGCAGCTGGCAATGACCCCGAGGAAAAGCAAGCCGCTGCTAGATCACTCTTTTGGAAAGAGTGCATAGCCTTCCTAAACAAGCTAATGTCAAACAGATTattctttgttgatgatgacaAAGATGAGACTTGTTTTTTCAACATGAGCAGGTATGAGGAAGGGGAAACTGGCAACCGACTTGCATTGTGGGAAGATTTTGAGTTAAGGGGGTTCTTGCCTATTGTTCCGGCACAGCTAATATTGGATTTCTCGAGAAATCATTCCATTGGCAGTGATGGTGggaacaaagagaaaaaagcTCGTGTACAAAGAATTATAGCTGCAGGAAGGGCCCTTGCAAATGTAGTACGGATTGATCATCAAGGAATTTATTTTGACCAGAAGCTGAAGAAATTTGCTATTGGTGTTGAGCCTCAAATGTCTGAAGATTTCATTCTCTCTAGTTCAGATATAACCATGTCAAATGAAATGACACCAGATACTACTGTGGATAAGAAATTGAATTTGGGTATTGTGCACTCAAAAGCACAATATGTGGAAGGAGACGAAGAGGATGAAGTGATTGTGTTTAAGCCAACGGTTGCTGAGAAACCTGCCAGCATGGTTGCTCCAAAGTGGCCCTTGTATGAGATCCTTGAGCCTACTGAAAATGCTTCGAGAGGTGAATGGAATAGTTATATGGGTACTATTTCGGCTCCTCTTAATAATCTTTCATTACAGAGTGCTTTGGAAGCCAGTGCTCAACCATCTGCTTCTTTTGCTAATATTGTCCCTCAGCATCCGCAACCAATTAATATTAGTGCTTCAAAATGGCTTGCAGAAGAACAAGATTCTCTTGCTAATGGGATTATGAATCTCAGCTTCGCTGGCAATGGGACATTTCCCAAACCTGACATGCAGGGTGCCTTTGGTGTTGTACAGTCTCATGCGCCTTCATTTACTCTTCCTCCTGTGAATGCAACTGATGGAAGTATGTTATCAGGTGCAATAAAAGCCCCTGAGGCTGAGATACCATCAAAATTCGATTCAATCATGTCTTCAGGAGCAACTGCTGATAGTCTAATGGTGAAGCCATCGTCAGCCTTGCCACCAAATTCAAGGAAGAGCCCAGTGAGTCGACCAGTTAGGCACTTTGGGCCTCCACCAGGTTTTAGTCCTTTTCCTCCCAAGCATTTTGATGAACCCATGGCTGgttcagatttgaagaatgagaATTTACCAATGGATGATTATAGCTGGTTGGATGGATATCAGTTGTCATCTACGGCCAAAAGCATTACACAGAACTCTATGAATCACATGACAAATTTGACCCCACATCTCATGAGCAGCAGTGCCTTGACTGGGGCAATCAACTTCCCTTTTCCTGGAAAGCAAGCTCCTAATGTGCAGGTGCAAGTGGAAAATCAGAAAAGCTGGCAGGAGTACCAGCTTCAGGAGCAAATGAAACTATACCAGGGACAGCAGCTTCAGCATGGGAATCAGCAATTTACTCCGCTGCCGGAGCAATATCAGGGACAGTCTTTATGGGCTGGTCGTTTCTTTGTGTGAGGTCTTTGTCAGAGCATAGATGGTAAGATATTGCTTGTTCAGTTGTTCCTGCATTACTTGAGATTCATGgcatttttccccttttcccaAACTTGTATATGCTGAGTCCTGGGATTGAGCCCGTCTCCACCCTCCCGTCTTGTATCCCCACCTTGCagccccacccccaccacaAATGATGCATCCACCAACTTCATCTAAAAAATGAAGTATGACTGCTGTGTACTGCTTTTTGCTgattaaaatttttctttgttcttgagGTTGCCAAGAATCTGTTATGGTGATTGCCCTGCAGCCTGGTGCACCTGAATTCGGCCTCCACCTTTCCTGGAGCCCTTTCAATGTTAATTTCTGTTGGAACTTGGATGGTCTTGGAGTGCAGCGGGCACCTGCTTCTGATACAGGTGAGTCAGGCACTCAACTCTAATTTACTCATGGACCTtggcttaatttttttttttttgcttcccaAATTTAATCCAAGTATTTTCAAGTAGAAAGCTACTTTATCTTTGAGTGGGGAACAAAGGAATTCCCCTCGTGGATGTGGTTGGACTGAGAATTCAATTATTTTGTTTGCAGCATGTGCCATGCTTTCCAGACCGGAGAAACCCAGATTGTGAAAGGGATAATAATGATTGGATATTCCTAAGAGTAAGTAAATGCCTTGTCAATGGGTTGGAAATTCATAATGTTCATCAACATCTTGGACGGGTTTGGTGCCTTACGTGCCAGGAAGTGTGGTGAAGTGGGGAATTACATGCTATTCTACTAAGCTGTGGAACTGGTCTTGCTGTTGGAGCAATGGTAATTAgtcattgtcatcatcactTTCAGCAGCGATAGTAGGTGGCTGATATCAAGTTAGATACCGTATAGGGTTATTAGAGCTACCTGCCTGCCTGCCTGCCTTTGAGAGGAGCATCAAGCGCTTGATATTGCTGGGAAGGGGGTTTGGTTTTGGAGAAGTCCAATGGGACAGCGTATGATAAGTAATGAACTAAAGCATATAGGTAAGTACTACTGCGTTATA from Macadamia integrifolia cultivar HAES 741 chromosome 14, SCU_Mint_v3, whole genome shotgun sequence encodes the following:
- the LOC122060553 gene encoding protein SMG7 isoform X2 gives rise to the protein MKHNVAWSTLMVMQRASVFLDFIANIELENKHRKSVQARIPSDPNAWQHMRENYEAIILEDHAFSEQHDIEYALWQLHYRRIEELRAHFSAALASTGLTTSPGVKGPARPDRIAKIRSQFKTFLSEATGFYHDLILKIRAKYGLPLGNFSDDPENQTIMAKDAKKSAEMKKGFLSCHRCLIYLGDLARYKGLYGEGDSKTRDYAAASSYYMQAASLWPSSGNPHHQLAILASYSGEELVAIYRYFRSLAVDSPFTTARDNLIIAFEKNRQSYSQLPGDTQNSVKVVPLRMTGKGRGKGEGKVLLKDTKPEVTSKKEITATIQETFKAFSIRFVRLNGILFTRTSLETFGEVFSSVTSDLHELLSSGPEEELNFGSDAVENGLVIVRLVAILIFTVHNVNRDLEGQSYAEILQRSFLLQNAFTAAFEFMGHILKRCIQLQDPSSSYLLPGILVFVEWLACRPDIAAGNDPEEKQAAARSLFWKECIAFLNKLMSNRLFFVDDDKDETCFFNMSRYEEGETGNRLALWEDFELRGFLPIVPAQLILDFSRNHSIGSDGGNKEKKARVQRIIAAGRALANVVRIDHQGIYFDQKLKKFAIGVEPQMSEDFILSSSDITMSNEMTPDTTVDKKLNLGIVHSKAQYVEGDEEDEVIVFKPTVAEKPASMVAPKWPLYEILEPTENASRGEWNSYMGTISAPLNNLSLQSALEASAQPSASFANIVPQHPQPINISASKWLAEEQDSLANGIMNLSFAGNGTFPKPDMQGAFGVVQSHAPSFTLPPVNATDGSMLSGAIKAPEAEIPSKFDSIMSSGATADSLMVKPSSALPPNSRKSPVSRPVRHFGPPPGFSPFPPKHFDEPMAGSDLKNENLPMDDYSWLDGYQLSSTAKSITQNSMNHMTNLTPHLMSSSALTGAINFPFPGKQAPNVQVQVENQKSWQEYQLQEQMKLYQGQQLQHGNQQFTPLPEQYQGQSLWAGRFFV
- the LOC122060553 gene encoding protein SMG7 isoform X1, translated to MMTVQMDSLAAPSSRELVQRLYKKNIELENKHRKSVQARIPSDPNAWQHMRENYEAIILEDHAFSEQHDIEYALWQLHYRRIEELRAHFSAALASTGLTTSPGVKGPARPDRIAKIRSQFKTFLSEATGFYHDLILKIRAKYGLPLGNFSDDPENQTIMAKDAKKSAEMKKGFLSCHRCLIYLGDLARYKGLYGEGDSKTRDYAAASSYYMQAASLWPSSGNPHHQLAILASYSGEELVAIYRYFRSLAVDSPFTTARDNLIIAFEKNRQSYSQLPGDTQNSVKVVPLRMTGKGRGKGEGKVLLKDTKPEVTSKKEITATIQETFKAFSIRFVRLNGILFTRTSLETFGEVFSSVTSDLHELLSSGPEEELNFGSDAVENGLVIVRLVAILIFTVHNVNRDLEGQSYAEILQRSFLLQNAFTAAFEFMGHILKRCIQLQDPSSSYLLPGILVFVEWLACRPDIAAGNDPEEKQAAARSLFWKECIAFLNKLMSNRLFFVDDDKDETCFFNMSRYEEGETGNRLALWEDFELRGFLPIVPAQLILDFSRNHSIGSDGGNKEKKARVQRIIAAGRALANVVRIDHQGIYFDQKLKKFAIGVEPQMSEDFILSSSDITMSNEMTPDTTVDKKLNLGIVHSKAQYVEGDEEDEVIVFKPTVAEKPASMVAPKWPLYEILEPTENASRGEWNSYMGTISAPLNNLSLQSALEASAQPSASFANIVPQHPQPINISASKWLAEEQDSLANGIMNLSFAGNGTFPKPDMQGAFGVVQSHAPSFTLPPVNATDGSMLSGAIKAPEAEIPSKFDSIMSSGATADSLMVKPSSALPPNSRKSPVSRPVRHFGPPPGFSPFPPKHFDEPMAGSDLKNENLPMDDYSWLDGYQLSSTAKSITQNSMNHMTNLTPHLMSSSALTGAINFPFPGKQAPNVQVQVENQKSWQEYQLQEQMKLYQGQQLQHGNQQFTPLPEQYQGQSLWAGRFFV